One window from the genome of Gimesia aquarii encodes:
- a CDS encoding ABC transporter ATP-binding protein produces MIEIHQLKFSYPQSKFRLHIPELVIQAAEKVAVIGPSGCGKTTLLNLISGILIPDQGAIVSYGMDLKTLNDHQRRAYRISQIGFVFQEFELIDYLNVRENILLPYFINSALLLDEGVHERAQELAASMQVDQYFNSRIDQISQGERQRVAICRALLPQPQILLADEPTGNLDRANKQLIRDLLLEHATRTNATLIMVTHDDSLLDRFERTVDTERFHEMVETV; encoded by the coding sequence ATGATCGAGATACACCAACTGAAATTCAGTTATCCTCAGTCGAAATTTCGATTACACATTCCTGAGTTGGTCATTCAGGCGGCTGAGAAAGTTGCGGTCATTGGCCCGAGTGGATGTGGGAAAACGACTCTATTGAACTTGATTTCAGGAATTTTGATTCCAGATCAGGGGGCCATAGTCTCCTATGGAATGGATCTGAAAACGTTGAATGATCATCAGCGTCGTGCTTATCGTATTTCTCAAATTGGTTTTGTCTTTCAGGAATTTGAATTAATCGATTACCTGAATGTACGTGAAAATATCCTGCTTCCTTATTTTATCAATAGTGCATTACTGTTGGATGAAGGCGTGCATGAGCGTGCACAGGAGCTCGCAGCTTCCATGCAGGTCGATCAGTATTTTAACTCTCGCATCGATCAAATTTCCCAAGGTGAGCGACAGCGGGTTGCGATTTGCCGCGCGTTATTACCTCAGCCTCAAATATTATTAGCAGATGAACCTACAGGTAATCTTGATCGGGCCAATAAACAGTTGATACGAGACTTACTGCTTGAGCATGCCACGCGTACAAACGCCACTTTGATCATGGTGACGCATGATGACAGTCTCCTGGATCGATTTGAGCGTACTGTTGATACCGAACGTTTTCATGAGATGGTGGAAACGGTATGA
- a CDS encoding ABC transporter permease: MNGIFRLTVRYLLYNKFKTITLILCVTLSLLLPVVLQFGITQFEQELHFRARSTPLIAGAKGSRFDLVLESIYFSQGKLESISMKEVEFIEQTGYALPIPLAVRFTAQGSQIIGTTLDYFEFRDLSVAEGTSLKRLGDCVIGANVAEKLQLKPGDRLMSDPLNVFDLSGNYPLKMLVVGVLEESNSPDDDAVFVDLKTEWIIAGIGHGHQKINVETDKDLLLKRDPQRTVANAAVPQFNEVTEENLASFHFHGQAETFPISSIIVVPFDEKSEVLLLGMYDVEQSTLQLIRPIVIVDELLAMVFRVKKLFDVNTLLVAISTTLLLALVFLLSLRLRKRERQTMFQLGCSRATIWKLQFTEVLFIVGASLVLVLMVAIVFQMYASQVMRFLFF, from the coding sequence ATGAATGGTATTTTCAGGTTGACGGTACGTTATTTACTCTATAACAAATTCAAAACGATCACTCTGATTTTGTGTGTGACTCTGTCTCTCTTATTACCGGTTGTATTACAATTTGGCATCACTCAATTTGAACAAGAACTGCATTTCAGGGCACGCTCCACTCCATTGATTGCGGGAGCCAAAGGGAGCCGGTTTGATCTGGTACTGGAGTCAATATATTTCAGTCAGGGAAAACTAGAGTCCATCTCGATGAAAGAAGTGGAATTCATTGAACAAACTGGCTATGCATTGCCAATTCCACTGGCCGTTCGCTTCACGGCTCAAGGATCCCAAATTATAGGGACCACATTAGATTATTTCGAGTTTCGAGATCTATCAGTTGCAGAGGGAACCAGCCTGAAACGTCTGGGAGACTGTGTAATCGGCGCCAATGTAGCAGAAAAACTACAACTAAAACCTGGTGATCGACTTATGTCGGACCCTCTGAATGTGTTTGACCTTTCCGGAAATTATCCATTGAAAATGCTTGTGGTGGGTGTGTTGGAAGAATCAAACTCTCCAGACGATGACGCCGTATTTGTGGATTTAAAGACTGAATGGATTATCGCAGGCATCGGTCATGGCCATCAGAAGATCAATGTGGAGACAGATAAAGACCTTTTGTTAAAACGGGATCCTCAGCGAACAGTTGCCAATGCGGCCGTTCCACAATTCAATGAAGTGACGGAAGAAAATCTGGCATCGTTTCATTTTCATGGTCAAGCAGAGACATTTCCAATTTCATCGATCATTGTGGTTCCGTTTGATGAAAAATCGGAAGTCCTACTACTTGGAATGTATGACGTAGAACAATCGACGCTTCAACTTATCCGCCCAATCGTCATTGTCGATGAATTGTTAGCGATGGTGTTTCGCGTCAAAAAGCTGTTTGACGTGAATACGTTATTGGTTGCAATTTCAACGACTTTATTACTGGCTCTGGTTTTTCTACTTTCTTTGCGCCTTCGAAAACGAGAACGACAAACGATGTTCCAATTGGGGTGCAGTCGAGCGACTATCTGGAAATTACAATTCACAGAAGTCCTCTTCATCGTGGGAGCCAGTTTGGTGTTGGTTCTGATGGTTGCTATTGTGTTTCAAATGTATGCATCGCAAGTGATGCGTTTTTTGTTTTTTTAG
- a CDS encoding zinc ribbon domain-containing protein, with protein sequence MITYEYFCETNGKTIEVSHKMQESIKTWGELCQKAEIALEDTSASAPVERLISGGLLFKGESSSKKSELPIADPGCGRSNCCRH encoded by the coding sequence ATGATTACTTACGAATATTTTTGCGAAACCAACGGCAAAACGATTGAAGTCAGTCACAAAATGCAAGAATCCATCAAAACTTGGGGAGAGCTTTGCCAAAAAGCTGAGATCGCTTTAGAAGACACTTCCGCATCGGCCCCCGTCGAACGATTAATTTCGGGAGGGCTCTTATTTAAAGGTGAAAGTTCCAGCAAAAAGTCGGAACTCCCCATTGCTGACCCTGGTTGCGGGCGCTCAAACTGCTGTCGCCACTGA
- a CDS encoding formylmethanofuran dehydrogenase subunit A gives MSVFCIKNGTIYDPANDVNGEVRDLWIQDGKIISRPKDANSYSGKTLDATGYVVMPGGIDMHCHIAGPKVNAGRKMTPEMKRKAPPIYRSEHTRSGTGGVVPSTFATGYLFASIGYTTAMDAAIPGLHARHAHEELQDTPILDKGFYLLFGNNHFVMKHLRNQDQNALDAYCAWLLESAKGYTIKIVNPGGVEDWKQISRKSIKELDSKVHNFGVTPRQIVRGLAGTADRLKLPHSVHIHCNNLGIPGNWETTLKTMESLEGHRGHLAHVQFHSYDGDPNDPTSFSSATQKLVDYVHSHENITVDVGHINPGTTLSMTGDTPFSQFLHNINKNKWYTADCELESSCGVIPIEYRPQRSLIHAVQWAIALEWYLLMEDPWRVIMTSDHPNGGAFYHYPEIIYLLMDKNFRQEFLSKMPEEIRKRSVLADLQREYSLYEIAIITRAAPARVLGMKDKGHLGVGAHADITIYAPQQNRQEMFERPRWVFKDGLPVVEDGEIQAHEFGRTYYAAPEFDREFLPHIEDWFNDNYTIRFGNYHIEKHDIPQAEEVTCKLP, from the coding sequence GTGTCTGTTTTCTGTATCAAAAATGGAACGATCTATGATCCCGCAAACGACGTCAATGGGGAAGTGCGCGACCTGTGGATCCAAGATGGAAAGATCATTTCGAGACCAAAAGATGCAAATTCTTATTCGGGAAAAACTCTGGACGCCACCGGTTATGTAGTAATGCCCGGTGGTATTGACATGCACTGCCATATCGCCGGTCCCAAAGTGAATGCGGGCCGCAAAATGACGCCCGAAATGAAACGCAAGGCACCGCCCATCTACCGAAGCGAACATACGCGTTCTGGAACGGGTGGGGTTGTTCCCAGTACGTTTGCCACAGGATATCTGTTCGCGAGTATCGGCTATACGACGGCCATGGATGCAGCAATTCCCGGCCTCCACGCACGGCACGCTCATGAAGAGCTGCAGGACACACCGATTCTCGACAAAGGTTTTTACTTATTGTTCGGGAACAACCATTTCGTAATGAAACATTTGCGAAACCAGGATCAAAATGCACTCGACGCCTATTGTGCCTGGCTCCTGGAATCAGCAAAAGGTTATACAATCAAAATTGTGAATCCCGGAGGAGTTGAAGACTGGAAGCAGATCAGCCGTAAGTCGATTAAGGAACTGGATTCAAAAGTACATAATTTTGGAGTGACGCCACGACAAATTGTACGTGGGCTGGCTGGAACCGCAGACCGCTTGAAGCTACCGCACTCTGTACATATTCACTGTAATAATCTGGGAATTCCCGGAAACTGGGAAACCACTTTAAAGACAATGGAATCTCTGGAAGGGCATCGGGGGCATCTCGCACATGTTCAATTTCATTCGTATGATGGCGACCCTAATGATCCCACGAGTTTTTCGTCCGCTACACAAAAACTTGTAGACTATGTCCATTCTCATGAAAACATTACGGTCGACGTTGGACACATCAATCCTGGCACAACACTTTCGATGACTGGTGATACCCCATTCAGTCAGTTTCTGCATAATATTAACAAGAATAAATGGTATACTGCAGATTGTGAACTGGAAAGCAGTTGCGGAGTCATCCCAATTGAGTATCGACCTCAGAGAAGTTTGATTCATGCCGTGCAATGGGCCATTGCTTTAGAATGGTATCTGCTGATGGAAGATCCCTGGCGCGTGATTATGACCAGTGATCATCCCAATGGTGGCGCCTTTTATCATTATCCAGAAATTATTTATTTGCTGATGGATAAAAATTTTCGTCAGGAATTTCTCTCTAAGATGCCTGAAGAAATTCGCAAGCGAAGTGTCCTTGCAGATCTTCAGCGAGAATACTCGTTATATGAAATCGCTATTATTACCCGTGCGGCTCCAGCTCGCGTGTTGGGAATGAAAGACAAGGGACACCTCGGCGTGGGGGCACACGCTGATATTACCATCTATGCACCACAACAAAATCGTCAGGAAATGTTTGAACGTCCTCGCTGGGTCTTCAAGGATGGCCTACCCGTTGTCGAAGATGGAGAAATCCAGGCGCATGAATTTGGCAGAACCTATTATGCCGCCCCTGAATTCGATCGAGAATTTTTGCCACATATCGAAGATTGGTTTAACGATAACTATACCATTCGCTTTGGCAACTATCACATCGAAAAACATGATATTCCTCAAGCAGAGGAAGTTACTTGTAAACTGCCTTAA
- the mog gene encoding molybdopterin adenylyltransferase: MSNLAVAKIGIVTVSDRASRGEYEDRGGPSIQSYLSEILTSEWKPVARVIPDELSTITETLKELCDQEQCCLVVTTGGTGPAKRDITPEATLAVAEKEMPGFGELMRKVSLEKVATAILSRQTAVIRGGTLIVNLPGQPKAIQECLDAVFPAIPYCIDLLEGPFLKTNEKRLVAFRPKKK; encoded by the coding sequence GTGTCAAATTTAGCTGTTGCTAAAATAGGAATCGTAACGGTTTCCGATCGTGCCAGTCGAGGTGAGTATGAAGATCGAGGAGGCCCTTCGATTCAGAGCTATCTTTCGGAAATTCTGACCAGCGAATGGAAACCCGTAGCACGAGTCATTCCCGATGAGCTTTCTACGATCACGGAAACTCTGAAAGAACTCTGTGACCAGGAACAATGTTGTCTGGTCGTCACAACAGGTGGGACAGGACCTGCCAAACGAGATATCACTCCCGAAGCAACATTGGCGGTGGCAGAGAAAGAAATGCCGGGATTCGGTGAATTAATGCGTAAGGTTTCTCTGGAAAAAGTCGCAACTGCCATTCTTTCCCGGCAAACAGCCGTCATTCGTGGAGGAACATTGATCGTCAATCTACCAGGGCAACCCAAGGCGATACAGGAGTGTCTGGACGCGGTTTTTCCTGCAATACCGTACTGTATCGACTTGCTTGAAGGCCCATTTTTGAAAACCAATGAAAAACGACTTGTTGCATTCCGTCCCAAAAAGAAATAA
- a CDS encoding sugar ABC transporter ATP-binding protein: MSNSSPASPAALLEVRNIAKQFPGVKALNQVSLTLNHGEVLAVIGENGAGKSTLMKILAGVQTPDSGSLIIDGKTVSISTVEEALDFGIALIHQELNLSENLDIAANIFLGREPNSWGIINRTQTYIESEKLLKRVGLNLAPQTLVGLLTVGQQQMVEIAKALSINARILIMDEPTSSLSLHESEALFAVIRELKSQGVSIIYISHRLGEVNELADRVVVLRDGENAGDLDRASISHDQMVQMMVGRNVSQFFPHSSRQTGEVILEVKNIRTPVNPTHKINFSLKKNEIVGISGLVGAGRTELMQVLFGIDAPRAGAIFVNGQEVKIHSPKDAIRAGMALVPEDRKLQGLILEMAVRENMSLASVSRDQKTLGIINLAQERNLTEEMISAMKIKTPNDRQIIQFLSGGNQQKVVLGKWLAMSPAVLLLDEPTRGVDVGAKEEIYHLMVELASKGMAILFVSSDLEEILGISDRVLVMHEGQLTGELSRKKMSEESIMQLATGQIREPVKT; the protein is encoded by the coding sequence ATGAGTAATAGTAGTCCCGCCTCACCGGCAGCTTTGTTGGAAGTACGTAACATCGCAAAGCAATTCCCCGGTGTTAAAGCACTGAATCAAGTTAGCCTGACTTTAAATCATGGTGAAGTGCTGGCAGTCATTGGTGAGAACGGTGCTGGCAAAAGTACCTTGATGAAAATCCTGGCGGGAGTGCAAACGCCTGACTCTGGTTCTCTCATCATAGATGGGAAAACCGTTTCGATTTCGACTGTGGAAGAAGCACTCGATTTCGGAATCGCACTCATCCATCAGGAATTAAACCTTTCAGAAAATCTGGATATCGCAGCCAATATTTTTCTAGGTCGCGAACCAAACTCCTGGGGAATCATCAATCGAACACAAACTTATATCGAGTCAGAAAAGTTGCTGAAACGAGTTGGCTTGAACCTCGCTCCCCAAACGCTTGTAGGGCTTCTCACAGTCGGACAGCAACAAATGGTCGAAATCGCCAAAGCGCTTTCAATCAATGCACGCATCCTGATTATGGATGAACCCACATCCTCTCTGTCGCTTCATGAGTCGGAAGCCCTGTTTGCTGTCATTCGCGAATTGAAGTCGCAAGGGGTCAGCATTATTTATATTTCACACCGATTGGGTGAAGTGAATGAACTTGCGGATCGCGTGGTTGTTCTGAGAGACGGTGAAAATGCCGGTGATCTGGACCGTGCTTCGATCTCACATGATCAAATGGTACAAATGATGGTGGGTCGCAATGTCTCACAGTTTTTCCCTCATAGTTCTCGTCAGACCGGTGAGGTCATACTTGAAGTAAAAAATATCCGGACACCTGTAAATCCCACCCATAAAATCAACTTTTCACTCAAAAAAAATGAGATTGTGGGAATTTCGGGTCTGGTCGGAGCTGGCCGAACTGAATTAATGCAGGTCCTGTTTGGAATAGACGCCCCCCGAGCGGGAGCCATTTTTGTCAATGGACAGGAAGTAAAGATCCATTCTCCCAAAGATGCCATTCGAGCCGGTATGGCACTGGTTCCCGAAGATCGAAAACTGCAGGGATTAATTCTGGAAATGGCAGTGCGAGAGAATATGAGTCTGGCAAGTGTCTCTCGAGATCAGAAAACTCTTGGAATCATTAATCTTGCTCAGGAACGTAATCTCACGGAAGAAATGATTTCCGCGATGAAGATCAAGACACCGAATGATCGACAAATCATTCAGTTCTTATCCGGGGGAAACCAGCAAAAAGTCGTGTTAGGAAAATGGCTGGCAATGAGTCCTGCTGTGTTGCTGTTGGATGAACCAACCCGCGGTGTCGATGTGGGAGCCAAAGAAGAAATCTATCATCTGATGGTCGAGCTGGCGTCAAAAGGAATGGCCATCTTGTTTGTGAGCAGTGACCTGGAAGAGATTCTTGGTATTTCTGATCGTGTGCTGGTAATGCATGAAGGACAACTAACGGGAGAACTCTCTCGCAAAAAAATGAGTGAAGAGTCGATTATGCAACTTGCCACCGGCCAAATCAGGGAACCCGTCAAAACTTGA
- a CDS encoding ABC transporter permease has protein sequence MKKVLGILILLIVVCIITAISNENFFSAYNMQNVIRLTSLFGIISIGVAFVIISGGIDLSIGSVICLVGSLLPFVLVEKGFSITSALLLVSTVSIAIGLFHGLLITKLKLQPFVVTLCGLLIYRGIARGITQDETQGFGTAYAGLRYLAIGKIDLPFIEGFKLPVPFLIMLGLALIAAFFLNKTIFGRYLKAIGNNEVAARYSGIKTDRVVIMAYVICSFLAGVGGVLFALDINSVQPEGIGNFYELYAIAAAVLGGCSIRGGEGSILGVIIGAALMRVLRNSITMLGIPSQLEFAIIGVVILIGVITDELVKNYAQKRRALQQAKQTSG, from the coding sequence ATGAAGAAAGTATTGGGCATTCTAATCTTATTGATTGTTGTGTGTATTATCACTGCAATTTCTAATGAGAATTTTTTCTCTGCTTACAATATGCAAAACGTGATTCGATTAACGTCTTTATTCGGAATCATCAGTATCGGTGTAGCTTTTGTGATCATTTCAGGAGGCATTGATCTTTCTATTGGATCAGTTATCTGTCTGGTAGGAAGTTTATTACCCTTTGTTCTCGTGGAAAAAGGGTTTTCCATCACATCAGCGTTATTGTTAGTAAGTACCGTTTCGATTGCCATTGGTTTATTTCATGGTTTACTGATTACAAAACTAAAGCTTCAACCATTTGTTGTGACTCTCTGTGGGCTTCTCATTTACAGAGGGATTGCCAGAGGCATCACACAAGATGAAACGCAAGGATTTGGCACAGCTTATGCCGGATTACGATACCTGGCTATCGGGAAGATTGATCTTCCGTTCATTGAAGGATTCAAACTTCCCGTGCCTTTTCTGATTATGCTCGGCCTGGCACTGATTGCTGCGTTCTTTTTGAACAAAACGATTTTTGGCCGCTATCTGAAAGCAATTGGTAATAACGAAGTCGCCGCTCGCTATTCGGGGATTAAAACGGATCGTGTGGTCATTATGGCTTATGTTATCTGTTCTTTTCTGGCGGGAGTGGGTGGGGTCTTATTTGCCCTCGATATCAACTCGGTACAACCTGAGGGAATCGGTAATTTTTATGAATTATACGCCATTGCAGCAGCCGTTTTAGGAGGCTGTAGTATTCGGGGAGGGGAAGGATCGATTTTAGGCGTCATCATTGGTGCCGCATTAATGCGAGTTCTCCGTAATTCCATTACGATGTTAGGGATTCCCTCCCAATTGGAATTTGCTATCATTGGAGTCGTGATATTAATCGGAGTGATCACCGATGAGCTTGTGAAGAACTACGCTCAAAAACGCAGAGCGCTCCAGCAAGCCAAACAGACCTCCGGATAG
- a CDS encoding TatD family hydrolase, with product MQIIQPHYHAIARTAQDYERMAMSGVVAVAEPAFWAGFDRLYPETFIDYFHQISEFEPTRAAEYGIKHYCWVAVNPKEAENPKLSHEVIKHMPEFYKKPTVLGVGEIGFHKTTKNEEEIFEAQVEQAIKYDQLILIHTPHLQDKVRGTKRTLEVLSHMNVNPERVWIDHVEEHTIREPLEAGYWVGFTLYPITKCSPKRAVDMLEMYGHERILVNSSADWGPSDPFTLQQCVVQFRARGYSVQDAIEIFHNNPARFLGQNPKFDIKPIQLEAIEENVPV from the coding sequence ATGCAAATTATTCAACCACATTATCATGCCATTGCACGTACAGCACAAGATTACGAACGTATGGCGATGTCTGGCGTTGTCGCCGTTGCCGAGCCTGCGTTCTGGGCTGGTTTTGACCGCTTATATCCAGAAACATTTATTGATTACTTTCATCAGATTAGCGAATTTGAACCAACACGTGCGGCCGAGTATGGGATAAAGCATTATTGTTGGGTTGCTGTGAATCCCAAAGAAGCAGAAAATCCTAAGCTTAGTCACGAAGTGATAAAGCACATGCCAGAGTTCTACAAAAAACCGACTGTGCTGGGTGTCGGAGAAATCGGCTTTCATAAAACGACCAAAAATGAAGAAGAGATCTTCGAAGCTCAGGTCGAGCAGGCCATTAAGTATGATCAACTGATTTTGATTCATACCCCTCACCTGCAAGATAAAGTGCGTGGTACAAAACGCACCCTAGAAGTTTTATCGCACATGAACGTGAACCCGGAACGGGTTTGGATTGATCATGTTGAAGAGCATACAATTCGCGAACCTTTGGAGGCAGGATATTGGGTTGGGTTTACTCTGTACCCCATCACAAAGTGCTCTCCCAAACGAGCCGTTGATATGCTTGAAATGTATGGGCACGAGCGGATTTTAGTCAACTCATCTGCTGACTGGGGACCGAGTGATCCCTTCACTCTGCAGCAATGTGTTGTGCAATTCCGTGCCAGAGGATACTCAGTGCAGGATGCGATTGAAATCTTCCATAATAATCCAGCGCGTTTCCTGGGGCAGAATCCCAAATTTGATATAAAGCCGATTCAACTGGAAGCCATTGAGGAAAATGTACCAGTTTGA
- a CDS encoding metal ABC transporter substrate-binding protein, protein MQHIYLFVVLFFLMMSCACQQDTQRENNNARNKQTPVVVVVNYPLEFIVEFLVGPEIRVINPVPSGADPETWLPNDAMIQTIQESDLIITNGADFADWVKKLSLPRSKVLRTSLYLKDSLITVSDFEVHSHGTKGAHSHAGTVAFFWLDPALMIKQAEAVAQKLMVLFPQEKKTVTVNLKKLKDSLEVLKQKLDQLKTKYAGLQWFSQRPVYQYLARRTDWSVHHLHWKKHLSPDDNDWKKLKTVQEEHQIPFMLWEQKPDEKLVKELQQRGVASIVFDPLTVKPTQGDYISEMQRQLNQLEQFLTQHSIALDTSKK, encoded by the coding sequence ATGCAACATATTTATCTATTTGTCGTTTTATTTTTCTTGATGATGTCATGTGCATGTCAGCAAGATACCCAGCGGGAAAACAATAACGCAAGAAATAAGCAGACTCCTGTAGTTGTCGTAGTGAATTATCCTCTCGAATTTATTGTCGAATTTCTTGTCGGTCCTGAAATCAGGGTTATTAATCCTGTTCCGTCTGGCGCCGATCCTGAAACATGGTTACCCAATGATGCCATGATTCAGACAATTCAGGAGTCAGATTTAATTATTACCAATGGTGCTGACTTTGCTGACTGGGTGAAAAAATTATCGCTTCCTCGTTCCAAGGTATTGAGAACGTCACTTTATTTGAAAGACTCACTAATTACTGTTTCTGATTTTGAAGTGCACAGCCATGGCACTAAGGGGGCGCATTCTCATGCGGGAACTGTGGCTTTTTTCTGGCTAGATCCCGCTTTAATGATCAAACAGGCAGAAGCGGTTGCCCAAAAGCTGATGGTGTTGTTTCCTCAAGAGAAAAAGACAGTCACAGTCAACTTGAAGAAACTTAAGGATTCTCTAGAAGTTTTAAAACAAAAACTGGATCAGCTTAAAACTAAATATGCTGGTCTTCAATGGTTTTCTCAACGTCCCGTTTATCAATATCTGGCTCGGCGTACTGATTGGTCAGTGCATCATTTGCATTGGAAGAAACATTTAAGTCCTGACGATAATGATTGGAAAAAACTAAAAACGGTTCAAGAAGAGCATCAGATTCCATTTATGTTGTGGGAACAGAAGCCCGACGAAAAACTGGTCAAGGAATTACAGCAACGAGGTGTGGCCTCGATTGTTTTTGACCCACTGACAGTCAAACCCACCCAAGGAGACTACATCTCTGAAATGCAACGGCAACTAAATCAACTGGAACAGTTTCTAACACAACATTCTATAGCGCTGGATACTTCGAAAAAGTAA
- a CDS encoding sugar-binding protein, whose translation MSCRELIRNCIFFTTILSISIAIVGCNQGKEDGKKTVSFVTNGIASFWVIAQKGAEKAGEDLDVNVEVRMPPQGVADQKRMVQELLAQGIDGIAISPIDPDNQSELLQEVADNSILITQDSDAPNSPRLCYVGMDNYKAGRMCGELVKEALPEGGEVMLFVGRLGQANARHRRQGVIDELMDRSYDNTRYDEPDKVVKNDKYTILDTRLDDFDFPQAKANAQDAIAKYPNLKCMVGLFAYNPPLCLEAIKDAGKLNQIKVVSFDEDEISLQGIVDGTVVGTVVQNPYRYGYESVRILNALANGDQSVIPESKAILIPARTIRKDNVKEFWAELKSILGDSNQTGEKLPETTKTESSTEKNTEKNNESTEKQKETKADE comes from the coding sequence ATGAGCTGTCGCGAATTGATTCGGAATTGCATCTTTTTCACAACAATATTAAGTATTTCGATTGCTATAGTCGGCTGCAATCAGGGAAAGGAAGATGGAAAGAAGACTGTTTCTTTCGTGACAAACGGGATTGCTTCGTTTTGGGTGATTGCTCAAAAGGGAGCAGAAAAAGCGGGAGAAGACCTTGATGTCAATGTGGAAGTAAGGATGCCCCCCCAAGGAGTAGCAGACCAGAAAAGAATGGTACAGGAACTCCTGGCTCAAGGCATCGACGGAATTGCCATCAGTCCCATTGATCCTGACAACCAAAGTGAACTTTTACAGGAAGTTGCTGATAACTCAATTCTGATCACTCAGGATTCGGATGCTCCCAACAGCCCACGTCTATGTTATGTTGGAATGGATAATTACAAGGCCGGACGCATGTGTGGAGAACTGGTTAAGGAAGCGTTGCCCGAAGGAGGTGAGGTTATGCTTTTCGTCGGACGTTTAGGTCAAGCAAACGCACGTCATCGTCGACAGGGAGTGATCGATGAATTGATGGATCGTTCCTACGATAACACGCGGTATGACGAACCGGACAAAGTCGTCAAAAATGACAAATATACAATATTGGACACGCGACTGGATGACTTTGATTTTCCTCAGGCCAAAGCGAATGCTCAAGATGCTATCGCCAAGTATCCTAACTTGAAGTGCATGGTCGGACTGTTTGCCTACAACCCACCACTGTGCCTGGAAGCAATTAAAGATGCTGGAAAACTGAATCAGATTAAAGTGGTTTCGTTCGACGAAGATGAAATCAGTCTACAGGGGATTGTTGATGGAACGGTAGTCGGAACGGTTGTTCAAAATCCTTACCGTTATGGTTATGAATCAGTCCGCATTCTGAATGCACTTGCGAATGGTGATCAATCGGTCATTCCAGAAAGTAAAGCGATTCTCATTCCTGCCCGAACGATCAGAAAAGACAATGTAAAAGAGTTCTGGGCTGAGTTAAAATCAATCTTAGGCGATTCAAATCAAACTGGAGAAAAGCTACCCGAAACGACCAAGACTGAATCCAGCACCGAGAAAAATACTGAGAAAAATAACGAATCGACAGAAAAGCAGAAAGAAACCAAGGCGGATGAGTAA